In Neorhizobium galegae, the following proteins share a genomic window:
- a CDS encoding TIGR02281 family clan AA aspartic protease — protein sequence MLLRTVIFAAVAALLATQIPAMIQRADHPPEAMAAVEAPAKVTPVSVTSGSVTLEADGRGHFNGTFRMNGKSVEGLVDTGASLVAINESTARKLGYSANGLDFRYTVNTANGGTEAAHVVLDRIEIGGVRVKDVDAFVLRDKALTGTLVGMSFLKKLKSFQVEGGNLKLIQ from the coding sequence ATGCTCCTGCGCACCGTTATTTTCGCAGCCGTTGCGGCGCTGCTGGCGACACAGATCCCGGCGATGATCCAGCGTGCCGATCATCCGCCGGAGGCGATGGCCGCTGTCGAAGCGCCCGCGAAGGTGACCCCTGTCTCGGTGACGTCCGGCAGCGTGACGCTGGAAGCGGATGGACGCGGACATTTCAACGGCACGTTCCGGATGAACGGCAAATCCGTCGAGGGCCTCGTCGATACCGGGGCGTCCCTGGTGGCAATCAACGAGAGCACTGCGCGCAAGCTGGGCTACAGCGCCAACGGCCTGGATTTCCGCTACACGGTCAATACCGCCAATGGCGGCACCGAGGCTGCGCATGTGGTCCTCGACCGGATCGAGATCGGCGGCGTGCGCGTCAAGGACGTCGATGCCTTCGTGCTGCGCGACAAGGCGCTGACCGGCACCCTGGTCGGCATGAGCTTTCTCAAGAAGCTGAAATCCTTCCAGGTGGAAGGCGGGAACCTGAAGCTGATCCAGTGA
- the upp gene encoding uracil phosphoribosyltransferase gives MDGVTVIDHPLVQHKLTIMRKKETSTAGFRRLLREISMLLCYEVTRDLELTMETIETPLVEMQAPVVEGKKLVFASILRAGNGLLEGMLELVPSARVSHIGVYRDHETLQPVEYYFKAPEDIAERLIIVVDPMLATGNSSIAAVDKLKERGAHNIRFLCLLAAPEGIANFHAAHPDVRIYTASIDSHLNEKGYIVPGLGDAGDRMYGTK, from the coding sequence ATGGACGGCGTCACTGTCATCGATCATCCGCTGGTGCAGCACAAGCTGACGATCATGCGCAAGAAGGAAACCTCGACAGCGGGTTTCCGGCGGCTGCTCCGGGAAATCTCGATGCTGCTCTGCTACGAGGTAACCCGCGACCTCGAACTGACCATGGAAACGATCGAGACGCCGCTCGTTGAAATGCAGGCGCCGGTCGTCGAGGGCAAGAAGCTGGTCTTCGCTTCGATCCTGCGTGCCGGCAACGGGCTTCTGGAAGGCATGCTGGAACTGGTGCCTTCGGCCCGCGTCTCGCATATCGGCGTCTATCGCGACCACGAGACGCTGCAGCCGGTCGAATATTACTTCAAGGCGCCGGAGGATATCGCCGAACGGCTGATCATCGTCGTCGATCCGATGCTGGCGACCGGCAATTCCTCGATCGCCGCGGTGGACAAGCTCAAGGAACGCGGAGCGCACAATATCCGCTTCCTCTGCCTGCTTGCAGCCCCCGAAGGCATCGCAAACTTCCACGCAGCCCATCCGGATGTGAGGATCTACACGGCCTCGATCGACAGCCATCTCAACGAGAAAGGCTATATCGTGCCTGGCCTCGGTGACGCCGGCGACCGTATGTACGGCACCAAGTAA
- a CDS encoding adenosine deaminase: MTRHLLKAEIHCHIEGATPPALAATQARKYGVDASKVLRDGAYVWSDFSEFLVCYDSVASLFRTADDYALLTETYLLELAAANTIYSEIIVSPDHGDRIGLGADAYLAGICDGIHAAREKTGIEARIIVTGERHFGPDRVISAAEYAARAKNPLVTGFNMAGEERMGRVADYARAFDIARDAGLGLTIHAGEVCGAFSVSDALDLVKPSRIGHGVRAIEDPALVERLAELGTVLEVCPGSNIALNVFPDFDSHPLKRLKAAGVRVCINSDDPPFFHTSLAREYDIASGIMRMPDDEIDEMTRTAIEAAFVDEETRAKLIARFDAQSGPEAGDEAAMRA; this comes from the coding sequence TTGACCAGACACCTCCTCAAGGCCGAGATTCACTGCCATATCGAGGGCGCCACGCCACCGGCACTGGCAGCAACCCAAGCCAGGAAATATGGCGTCGATGCGAGCAAGGTGTTGCGTGACGGCGCCTATGTCTGGTCGGACTTTTCCGAATTTCTCGTCTGCTACGATTCAGTGGCCAGCCTGTTCAGAACGGCCGACGACTACGCGCTGCTGACCGAGACCTATCTTCTGGAACTCGCCGCCGCCAACACGATCTACAGCGAGATCATCGTATCGCCCGACCACGGAGACCGGATCGGGCTCGGGGCGGACGCCTATCTCGCCGGCATCTGCGACGGCATCCATGCGGCACGCGAAAAGACTGGCATCGAAGCGCGGATCATCGTGACCGGCGAACGGCATTTCGGCCCGGACCGGGTGATCTCGGCCGCGGAATATGCGGCGCGGGCGAAAAACCCGCTGGTGACCGGTTTCAACATGGCCGGCGAGGAACGCATGGGCCGCGTCGCCGACTATGCCCGCGCCTTCGATATCGCCCGCGATGCCGGATTGGGGCTCACTATTCACGCCGGCGAGGTCTGCGGTGCCTTCAGCGTTTCCGACGCGCTCGATCTGGTGAAGCCTTCCCGGATCGGCCATGGCGTCCGGGCGATCGAGGATCCGGCACTCGTGGAACGGCTTGCCGAACTCGGCACCGTGCTGGAGGTCTGCCCGGGCTCGAACATCGCGCTGAATGTGTTTCCGGATTTCGACAGCCACCCGCTGAAACGCCTCAAGGCCGCCGGGGTTCGGGTCTGCATCAATTCCGACGACCCGCCGTTCTTCCACACCTCGCTCGCCCGCGAATACGACATCGCCTCGGGGATCATGAGGATGCCGGATGACGAGATCGATGAGATGACGCGCACGGCGATCGAAGCTGCCTTTGTGGACGAAGAGACAAGGGCGAAGCTGATCGCCCGGTTCGACGCGCAGAGCGGGCCAGAGGCTGGGGATGAGGCGGCCATGCGCGCCTGA
- a CDS encoding phosphopentomutase has product MARAFLFVLDSFGVGGAPDADEYGDLGSNTLGHIAEFCAAGVGDRAGLREGPLHLPNMSSLGLLEIAKLASGDYPAGMPMPERIFGLHGAANEISRGKDTPSGHWEIAGTPVMFDWGYFPTEGEAFSPELVDAICREGDIAGILGNCHASGTEIIARLGEEHIRTGKPICYTSTDSVFQIAAHETYFGLDRLLRLCETVRVLLDPLNIGRVIARPFLGETATTFQRTGNRRDFSVPPPEPTLLDRLIRGGRSVHAIGKIGDIFAHQGVSRVIKADGNAALMEATLAAMDEATVGDLVFTNFVDFDMLYGHRRDVPGYAAALEAFDRALPDVHRRLKPGDLVILTADHGCDPTWRGTDHTRERVPVMAFGPGIRSRSIGIRSTYSDIAETIAAHLSIPLGPNGWSFL; this is encoded by the coding sequence ATGGCGCGTGCCTTCCTGTTCGTTCTTGATTCATTCGGCGTGGGCGGTGCCCCGGATGCGGACGAGTATGGCGATCTGGGCTCCAACACGCTGGGGCATATCGCGGAGTTCTGCGCCGCCGGCGTCGGCGACCGGGCGGGCCTCCGGGAAGGCCCGCTGCATCTGCCGAACATGTCGTCGCTCGGGCTTCTGGAAATCGCCAAGCTTGCCAGCGGCGACTATCCCGCCGGCATGCCGATGCCGGAGCGGATCTTCGGCCTGCACGGTGCGGCCAACGAAATTTCCCGCGGCAAGGACACGCCGTCCGGCCATTGGGAAATCGCCGGGACGCCCGTGATGTTCGATTGGGGTTATTTCCCGACCGAAGGCGAGGCTTTCTCTCCCGAACTGGTGGATGCCATCTGCCGCGAAGGCGACATTGCGGGCATTCTGGGCAATTGCCATGCCTCCGGCACCGAAATCATCGCCCGGCTCGGGGAAGAGCATATCCGCACCGGAAAGCCTATCTGCTACACGTCGACGGATTCCGTATTCCAGATTGCCGCCCACGAGACCTATTTCGGCCTCGACCGGCTGCTCAGGCTCTGCGAAACCGTTCGAGTGCTGCTCGATCCGCTGAATATCGGCCGGGTGATCGCGCGGCCCTTCCTCGGCGAAACGGCGACTACGTTCCAGCGCACCGGCAATCGCCGCGACTTCTCCGTGCCGCCGCCGGAGCCGACATTGCTCGACCGGCTGATCCGGGGCGGCCGGTCGGTGCATGCCATCGGCAAGATCGGCGACATCTTCGCACATCAGGGCGTTTCGCGCGTCATCAAGGCGGACGGCAATGCGGCGCTGATGGAGGCGACGCTTGCCGCGATGGACGAGGCGACCGTCGGCGATCTGGTCTTCACGAATTTCGTCGATTTCGACATGCTTTACGGCCATCGCCGTGACGTGCCGGGTTATGCCGCGGCGCTCGAAGCCTTCGATCGCGCCCTGCCGGACGTCCACCGGCGGCTGAAGCCCGGCGATCTGGTTATCCTCACCGCCGACCATGGCTGCGATCCGACCTGGCGCGGCACCGACCACACTCGCGAGCGGGTGCCGGTCATGGCGTTCGGGCCGGGCATCCGCTCCCGCTCGATCGGGATCAGGTCGACCTACTCGGACATTGCCGAAACAATCGCCGCGCATCTCTCGATCCCGCTTGGGCCCAACGGATGGAGCTTCCTTTGA
- a CDS encoding TadE/TadG family type IV pilus assembly protein — translation MEEQPIQSQKRYPGVLTRLKQLVADRRGVGAVEFALIAPLLLSLYITSFEITIGLSVSKRVTHSASTIADLVTRETNVDKTILMTMKDVTASLFAPYTPRTLSIKVTGVALDATGNPTVAWSWDQENGRPYVIGSAVQVPADMHIANSFLVRAEVSVHHELLMFMSGLLPSEVRDLTISREYFYRQRLGDSVNCTNC, via the coding sequence ATGGAAGAGCAGCCGATCCAGTCCCAGAAGCGATATCCGGGCGTGTTGACCCGCCTCAAGCAGCTGGTGGCTGACCGGCGCGGCGTCGGAGCAGTGGAGTTCGCCCTGATCGCGCCGCTCCTTCTCAGCCTCTATATCACGTCCTTCGAGATCACCATCGGACTGAGCGTCTCCAAGCGGGTGACGCATAGCGCGAGCACCATCGCCGATCTCGTGACCCGGGAAACGAACGTCGACAAGACGATCCTCATGACGATGAAGGATGTGACCGCAAGTCTTTTTGCGCCCTATACGCCCAGAACGCTCAGCATCAAAGTCACGGGGGTGGCGCTCGATGCCACTGGCAATCCGACCGTCGCCTGGTCATGGGATCAGGAGAATGGCAGGCCGTATGTGATCGGTTCTGCGGTCCAGGTGCCGGCCGATATGCACATAGCCAATTCCTTCCTTGTCCGGGCGGAAGTCTCTGTCCATCATGAACTGTTGATGTTCATGTCGGGTCTTTTGCCGAGCGAGGTGCGCGACCTCACCATTTCGCGCGAGTATTTCTACCGTCAGCGCCTCGGAGACAGTGTCAACTGCACCAATTGCTGA
- a CDS encoding TadE/TadG family type IV pilus assembly protein, with protein MCQDYDDTRSKAPMPVRGKGTWRRIVRSKDGAAAIEFALLAIPYFLIVFAIVETFIAYTGEQLVANAVDTMARKLRTGNITYGLNRGTDKTRTEFRRAFCGEISIMIKCSEEEIATPDKLHLDVRSFATFALIPTTIPRSTSGSAFGELDTSSFAYAPGPAKSINMLRAYYRWDVITDLIRPYITNVRPEGGGRPNYFLIVETSAFRAEDYP; from the coding sequence ATGTGCCAGGATTATGACGATACCAGAAGCAAGGCGCCTATGCCGGTGAGAGGCAAGGGCACGTGGCGGCGGATTGTCCGCTCCAAGGACGGTGCGGCCGCAATCGAATTCGCGTTGCTGGCCATTCCCTATTTCCTGATCGTCTTCGCGATCGTCGAAACCTTCATCGCCTATACGGGAGAACAGCTAGTCGCCAATGCCGTCGACACGATGGCGCGCAAGCTCAGGACCGGCAACATTACCTATGGGCTCAATCGCGGCACAGACAAGACCCGAACAGAATTTCGCCGCGCCTTCTGCGGCGAAATATCGATCATGATCAAGTGCAGCGAGGAAGAAATCGCGACGCCCGATAAACTTCACCTCGATGTCCGTTCGTTCGCCACCTTTGCACTGATTCCGACCACAATTCCGCGTTCCACCTCCGGCAGCGCTTTCGGCGAGCTCGACACGTCTTCCTTCGCCTATGCGCCAGGCCCCGCGAAAAGCATCAACATGCTGCGCGCCTATTACCGCTGGGACGTCATCACCGATCTGATCCGGCCTTACATCACCAATGTGCGGCCTGAGGGCGGCGGGCGTCCGAACTATTTCCTGATTGTCGAAACATCCGCCTTCCGAGCCGAGGATTATCCGTGA
- a CDS encoding pilus assembly protein N-terminal domain-containing protein, which produces MLFRSVMVRLLAICGVVFAGAGQSAAQDQGDLLRVFMNHARVLKLDRPVSKVIVGNSNVADATVADSTTIVLTGRSFGTTNLVLLDAEGNAIADERVLVSIDEGNTVRVFRQTERSILSCTPNCEQHAEFKNTATP; this is translated from the coding sequence ATGCTGTTCCGTAGCGTCATGGTCCGACTCCTCGCCATATGCGGTGTCGTCTTCGCGGGCGCGGGGCAGTCGGCGGCGCAGGACCAGGGGGACCTTCTGCGCGTATTCATGAATCACGCGCGCGTGCTGAAACTTGATAGGCCCGTCAGCAAGGTCATCGTCGGCAACTCGAACGTGGCCGATGCCACCGTTGCCGATTCCACCACGATCGTCCTTACCGGCCGCAGCTTCGGCACGACCAATCTCGTGCTGCTGGACGCCGAGGGAAATGCGATTGCCGACGAACGCGTCCTCGTTTCGATCGACGAGGGAAACACCGTGCGCGTCTTCCGGCAAACGGAACGTTCCATCCTTTCCTGCACACCCAATTGCGAGCAGCACGCCGAGTTCAAGAACACCGCTACGCCCTGA
- a CDS encoding Flp family type IVb pilin, with translation MTKIFARFMKDESGATAIEYGLIAALISVALIAGATTLGNSLSTTFNTISSKMTAAETTAATR, from the coding sequence ATGACCAAGATTTTCGCTCGTTTCATGAAAGATGAGTCTGGTGCGACCGCCATCGAGTATGGCCTTATCGCAGCGCTCATCTCCGTTGCCCTGATCGCCGGCGCAACGACCCTCGGCAACTCGCTGAGCACCACCTTCAATACCATCTCGTCGAAGATGACCGCCGCTGAGACCACTGCGGCTACCCGATAA
- a CDS encoding A24 family peptidase produces MIVAFLVLSILPLGLALAAISDLVTMTIPNRVSVALLASFLILAPFSGVAWPEIGMSLVAGLAVFGVCFGLFALNVMGGGDAKLLTAAAIWFGFNHSLLVFLVTVGYVGGAVTLVFLLLRSQAGSVMAMGIPLPPSLVNAKKIPYGIAIAIAGFLTFEQAPIYLLAMKAFQ; encoded by the coding sequence ATGATTGTTGCATTTCTGGTTCTGTCGATCCTGCCGCTCGGACTGGCGCTTGCCGCTATCTCTGATCTCGTCACGATGACGATCCCAAACCGGGTATCGGTAGCCCTTCTCGCTTCCTTTCTCATCCTCGCGCCATTTTCAGGCGTCGCATGGCCGGAGATCGGCATGAGCCTCGTTGCCGGCCTCGCTGTATTCGGCGTCTGCTTCGGGCTATTCGCCTTGAACGTCATGGGTGGCGGCGACGCCAAGCTGCTGACCGCGGCTGCCATCTGGTTCGGCTTCAATCACTCGCTTCTCGTCTTCCTGGTCACCGTCGGTTATGTCGGCGGTGCGGTGACCCTCGTTTTCCTGCTTTTGCGCTCGCAGGCGGGGTCGGTCATGGCCATGGGTATTCCCCTTCCGCCATCCCTCGTCAACGCCAAGAAGATCCCCTACGGGATCGCCATCGCGATCGCGGGCTTCCTGACCTTCGAGCAGGCACCGATCTATCTCCTGGCCATGAAGGCGTTTCAATAA
- the cpaB gene encoding Flp pilus assembly protein CpaB → MKPTRIIILAVAVVAAGLAGMIAMRLSGTKAPELVETVIQKEPTVKVLVSAENLPVGSRLNDKSMQWMSWPSSGIVDGFITDSTRPNAMTELQGVVVRMPMFKGEPMRAEKIADSSSRIMSSLLPSGKRAVATEISVATGAGGFVLPNDRVDIIMVRENKDNGNYITENILSNVRVLAIDQQVQESEDGKKSVVGTTATLELTPDQAKVIAVAQQMAQRLTLALRSVADSQESDTVAPDYLLHGGDGKADIQVIKSGAIVKSTATAVQAK, encoded by the coding sequence ATGAAGCCCACCCGTATCATTATTCTAGCGGTTGCCGTGGTGGCGGCGGGCCTCGCCGGCATGATTGCCATGCGCCTTTCCGGCACCAAGGCACCCGAACTGGTGGAAACCGTCATCCAGAAGGAGCCGACGGTCAAGGTACTCGTTTCGGCTGAGAACCTGCCCGTGGGCAGCCGCCTGAACGACAAGTCGATGCAGTGGATGTCCTGGCCGTCGAGCGGCATCGTCGACGGGTTCATTACCGATTCGACGCGCCCGAACGCCATGACCGAGCTTCAGGGCGTCGTGGTCCGCATGCCGATGTTCAAGGGCGAGCCGATGCGCGCCGAGAAGATCGCCGATTCCTCCAGCCGAATCATGTCCTCGTTGCTGCCATCCGGAAAACGGGCGGTCGCAACCGAGATCTCGGTTGCGACTGGCGCCGGCGGCTTTGTGCTGCCGAATGATCGCGTCGACATCATCATGGTGCGAGAGAACAAGGACAACGGCAACTACATTACCGAAAACATCCTGAGCAACGTCCGCGTCCTCGCAATCGATCAGCAGGTCCAGGAGAGCGAAGACGGCAAGAAATCCGTCGTCGGCACGACAGCGACGCTGGAACTGACGCCGGATCAGGCAAAGGTCATCGCCGTTGCCCAGCAGATGGCTCAGCGGCTGACGCTCGCGCTGCGCTCGGTCGCGGACTCGCAGGAAAGCGACACGGTAGCCCCGGACTATTTGCTGCATGGGGGTGATGGCAAGGCGGATATCCAGGTCATCAAATCGGGGGCGATCGTCAAGAGCACGGCGACGGCGGTGCAGGCGAAATGA
- a CDS encoding type II and III secretion system protein family protein, whose protein sequence is MNSLKHKIRSSVAAGMAFCLAFSGVSLNIVPISLQPAQALAAENSVVRITEGGPGIRKRLQLGLNKALVVDLPSDAHDILVADPSMADAVTRTSRRIYLFGKTVGQTNIFVFGPNGEEIVSLDVAIERDISGLEQNLRRFLPESNIKVEIISDNIVLSGSVRTPQDSAQAEKLTTAFLKGGEATTRNITAQGNNGDADIFAENRQQSQIVNLLTIEGEDQVTLKVTVAEVSRQVLKQLGFNGSVTGPKGSISFANPANLGNAVGLAAQGVLSGNIGNVGLSTYMNAMEQAGVMRTLAEPSLTAISGQQAKFYVGGEYRLPGQQEVDGQEGTVTQTVDTVDYGIELNFKPVVLSPGRISLVIETNVSEPTYEGSAVTGNGASLRVPGNTYMSIRKREASTTVELPSGGSIVIAGLVQDNVRQAMSGLPGISKVPVFGTLFRSKDFIRNETELVIIATPYLVRPVARNEIARPDDNFNPENDAATFFLNRVNKIYGRKEPVAAGQYHGAVGFIYK, encoded by the coding sequence GTGAACAGTCTGAAACACAAGATTCGTAGCTCGGTAGCGGCAGGCATGGCTTTTTGCCTCGCCTTTTCCGGCGTTTCGCTGAATATCGTCCCGATCAGCCTTCAGCCGGCGCAAGCCCTGGCGGCCGAAAACAGCGTCGTCCGCATCACCGAAGGCGGGCCTGGAATACGCAAACGGCTTCAACTCGGCCTCAACAAGGCCCTGGTCGTCGACCTGCCATCCGACGCCCACGACATTCTGGTGGCCGACCCGAGCATGGCTGACGCGGTGACGCGCACCTCCCGCCGGATCTATCTGTTCGGCAAGACCGTTGGCCAGACCAACATCTTCGTCTTCGGACCCAACGGCGAGGAAATCGTCAGCCTGGACGTGGCAATCGAGCGCGATATTTCCGGTCTCGAGCAGAACCTTCGCCGGTTCCTGCCGGAATCGAACATCAAGGTCGAGATCATCTCGGACAACATCGTTCTGTCAGGCAGCGTCCGGACACCGCAGGATTCGGCGCAGGCGGAAAAGCTGACCACCGCCTTCCTCAAGGGCGGTGAGGCGACCACCCGGAATATTACGGCTCAGGGCAATAACGGCGACGCGGATATCTTCGCCGAAAACCGACAGCAGTCCCAGATCGTCAACCTTCTGACGATCGAAGGCGAGGACCAGGTCACGCTGAAGGTGACGGTTGCGGAAGTCAGCCGGCAGGTGCTGAAGCAGCTCGGTTTCAATGGTTCTGTGACCGGCCCCAAAGGCTCGATTTCCTTTGCCAACCCCGCCAATCTTGGAAATGCCGTCGGCCTGGCTGCTCAAGGCGTCTTGTCCGGCAACATAGGCAATGTCGGCCTTTCGACTTACATGAACGCCATGGAACAGGCGGGCGTCATGCGCACGCTTGCCGAACCCAGCCTGACCGCCATTTCCGGCCAGCAAGCGAAGTTTTATGTCGGCGGTGAATACCGCCTGCCCGGCCAGCAGGAAGTCGATGGGCAAGAGGGTACTGTCACGCAGACGGTCGATACGGTCGATTATGGCATTGAACTGAACTTCAAGCCCGTCGTTCTGTCGCCCGGGCGCATCAGCCTGGTGATCGAAACCAACGTGTCGGAGCCGACTTATGAAGGCTCCGCCGTGACGGGCAACGGCGCTTCGCTGCGGGTTCCGGGCAATACCTATATGTCGATCCGCAAGCGCGAGGCTTCGACCACGGTCGAATTGCCATCCGGCGGCTCCATTGTGATCGCCGGCCTGGTGCAGGACAATGTCCGACAGGCAATGTCCGGCCTTCCTGGTATTTCCAAGGTTCCGGTGTTCGGGACGCTTTTCCGCAGCAAGGACTTCATCCGCAACGAAACCGAACTCGTGATCATCGCGACGCCTTATCTGGTCCGTCCCGTTGCGCGCAACGAGATCGCTCGGCCGGACGACAACTTCAATCCGGAAAACGATGCCGCGACCTTCTTCCTGAACCGCGTCAACAAGATCTACGGCCGTAAGGAACCCGTCGCGGCGGGCCAGTATCACGGCGCCGTAGGCTTTATCTACAAGTGA
- a CDS encoding CpaD family pilus assembly protein: MDIETQKISAEGQDAMTKGVTRSRRSGVAAALALAVSGLLLSACGNSQLTTGSIPDDYRTRHPIVLAEGQSTLDIPIASGDVRLTTGMRDTVKGFAQNFMASPAGVMQIQVPSGSYNSGAAQHLAGDIRRELTRSGIKPQRILMSSYAASPNGDAAPIRLSYVTTKAMTGQCGEWPADLSDNTFGNKNWYNFGCASQNNLAAQVANPTDLIAPRAITPIDATQRAKVISDYRTGGTATTTP; this comes from the coding sequence ATGGACATTGAAACCCAGAAAATCTCGGCCGAAGGACAGGATGCCATGACCAAGGGTGTAACCAGGTCCCGTCGCAGCGGGGTCGCCGCAGCCTTGGCGCTTGCCGTATCCGGCCTGCTCCTGTCGGCCTGCGGCAACAGCCAGCTCACCACAGGCTCCATCCCCGACGATTATCGCACCCGCCATCCGATCGTGTTGGCGGAAGGCCAGTCGACCCTCGATATTCCGATCGCCTCGGGCGATGTCCGCCTGACGACGGGAATGAGGGATACAGTGAAGGGATTTGCGCAGAATTTCATGGCGTCGCCGGCCGGCGTGATGCAGATCCAGGTGCCATCCGGCTCGTATAATTCCGGTGCAGCCCAGCATCTGGCGGGCGATATCCGCCGCGAGCTGACGCGTTCCGGCATCAAGCCGCAACGGATCCTGATGAGCAGCTATGCTGCCTCGCCGAATGGCGATGCAGCGCCGATCCGGCTTTCCTACGTGACGACCAAGGCGATGACCGGCCAGTGCGGCGAGTGGCCGGCAGACCTGTCGGACAACACGTTCGGCAACAAGAACTGGTACAATTTCGGCTGCGCCAGCCAGAACAACCTTGCAGCTCAGGTGGCCAATCCCACCGACCTCATCGCCCCGCGCGCCATAACACCGATCGACGCCACCCAACGCGCCAAGGTCATCAGCGACTACCGCACCGGCGGCACCGCCACGACGACGCCGTAA
- a CDS encoding AAA family ATPase: MSAINYEIRTPGQGEGFAEDADRPGDFDALRPLPRISIHSFCESEGMQRMMDRMARDRRMAKVNLRVTIGGTSAAANMFSSTPTPNLIILETDAEPKNLLHELTPLAEVCDPSTRVIVVGRYNDISLYRELIRNGISEYLVGPVQMPDMLASISAIFVDPEAEPLGKSIAFIGAKGGVGASTIAHNCAFGISNLFSTETILADLDLPFGTANIDFDQDPAQGIAEAVFAPERLDEVFLDRLLTKCSEHLSLLAAPSLLDRAYDFDRNAFTPIIELLQRSAPMAVLDVPHGWTEWTRAVLSEVDEVVICAVPDLANLRNTKNMIDALKKLRPNDRAPHLILNQVGMPKRPEIAPNDFIEPLEIEPIAILPFDVLLFGNAANSGRMISEIDAKSPIAETFSQIAHIVTGRIAMKKVKKGGLGKMLGMLGRKKA, translated from the coding sequence ATGAGCGCGATCAACTACGAAATCCGCACTCCCGGCCAGGGTGAGGGGTTTGCCGAGGACGCCGATCGTCCGGGCGATTTCGACGCGCTGCGCCCGCTGCCGCGCATCTCTATCCATTCCTTCTGCGAAAGCGAAGGGATGCAGCGCATGATGGACCGCATGGCCCGCGATCGCCGCATGGCCAAGGTCAATCTCCGAGTGACGATCGGCGGCACCAGTGCTGCCGCCAACATGTTTTCGTCCACCCCGACCCCCAACCTCATCATCCTGGAAACCGACGCCGAGCCGAAGAACCTGCTCCACGAGCTCACGCCGCTTGCGGAAGTGTGCGACCCCTCGACCAGGGTCATCGTCGTCGGCCGCTACAACGATATTTCGCTCTATCGCGAACTGATCCGTAACGGCATTTCCGAATACCTCGTCGGCCCTGTACAGATGCCTGACATGCTGGCTTCGATCTCGGCGATCTTCGTGGATCCCGAAGCCGAACCGCTCGGCAAATCGATCGCCTTCATCGGTGCCAAGGGCGGCGTCGGTGCCTCGACCATCGCGCATAACTGCGCCTTCGGCATTTCGAACCTGTTCTCGACCGAAACCATCCTGGCCGATCTCGATCTTCCCTTCGGCACCGCCAATATCGACTTCGATCAGGACCCGGCCCAGGGCATCGCGGAAGCCGTCTTCGCGCCGGAACGCCTGGATGAGGTCTTCCTCGATCGCCTTCTGACCAAGTGCTCCGAGCATCTCTCGCTGCTGGCGGCTCCCTCGCTGCTCGATCGCGCCTATGATTTCGATCGCAACGCCTTCACGCCGATCATCGAGCTTCTGCAGCGCAGCGCGCCGATGGCCGTTCTGGATGTCCCGCATGGTTGGACGGAATGGACGCGGGCGGTTCTGTCGGAGGTCGACGAGGTGGTGATCTGCGCGGTCCCCGATCTCGCCAACCTGCGCAACACCAAGAACATGATCGATGCGTTGAAGAAGCTTCGCCCGAACGACCGTGCGCCGCATCTGATCCTCAACCAGGTCGGCATGCCGAAACGTCCGGAGATCGCTCCGAACGATTTCATCGAACCATTGGAGATCGAGCCGATCGCCATCCTGCCGTTCGACGTGCTGTTGTTCGGCAATGCCGCCAATAGCGGCCGCATGATCTCCGAAATCGACGCCAAGTCGCCTATCGCCGAAACCTTCTCCCAGATCGCCCACATCGTCACGGGTCGCATCGCCATGAAGAAGGTGAAGAAGGGTGGCCTCGGCAAGATGCTCGGCATGCTCGGGCGCAAGAAGGCCTAA